The following is a genomic window from Dermacentor variabilis isolate Ectoservices chromosome 11, ASM5094787v1, whole genome shotgun sequence.
tgaaataaacgattgcgcacaagACTGCGCTTGACtgagcagcaaaaaagaaaaaaaaaacgccgagtagcgcagccggcgtagcgcgtaccagctagcgttcaaaactcGCGCGCGCAACACCGAAACCAGAAGGAGTTAACACCATCCGCTCGGTGCgccacagtcaattcggccgtaaagccccttaaacttcgtaaagtagtgccacgctttgcaggatgccgcctcctcctcgcgcgctctggccgagaccgacgccgcgtcgctattggccgaATAACATCACGTGGACcttcgcgccgtgcatcagcgccatttttactcgagaagcgtctaccgagtggcgaggagcgcatgttggcgccgttgctacgctcgagcagtgtaggcggcgccacggtcgaggagggagcgtgaaagagaggagaaacgaggaggagtgaaggcgtaggaggagagtgtcactacttaacgaagtttaaggggttttattcggccgctgggctttaTGGGAGCGTTCactcttgttgaatgtctttctctatgaTGCTACGTTCAGTCGAAGCCGACGCTACAACTCCTCTGACTGACGAAAAAGCAGTCGTGATGGAATTCTCGTGCTCCCAACTCGCGATCGACCGATCTCCGGAAACTGTCCGGTGATGTGGCACATGCTGAAAAGCTAACGGacatatttttgtttttgcacTTTGGCGCCAGGATTGGATCCACCCGTACATAACAAACACTACGTGCCCAAAGTCAGCGTGACGATGTCCTCCAAGTCCCTGGCTGACGACTACTGGAACGTCACCGTGAGCGTAGAGCTGACGAGAGTCTTGCGCAACAACCCGCTGCTGCATTTCTACATAACGGACGAAGACATGTACAGCTATCAGTGTAAAAATAGAAAATCGTGGTGAGTTACGGACGATAAATGCAAAGCGTATTTCATGCGTGTCTTACTTGTACTTCGTTTCGCACGGACTGTTGCGAAGAATAGGTGCGCTAGGTATACAGTAGTGTTCCTGCTTATCCGCTGGCTGATATCTTTTCAAAATTCGCATACAGCTGCCATCTGCATGAAGTTCATTACGAAGTTTGCTGGGCATGACATATTAGTTTCGCCCGCAAAAATTCCGAGGTGGATGTCGTATGCGTCTATCCCGATTAAGAAACATGATTCCGTTGCGGCAAaacagtggcgccatctgtcacgGCAATGGTGAAAACACGGTAGTTACTGCAGTCATGACAGATGTCGCGACCATTTAGTTGTAGTGGTATCCATGTTTTGATTGGCATCGCAGTACCAAGAGTATATGACTGTTTCTGCTAAACCGTTTGAGCGATATCCGCTCAAATTTCGAACGCAAATTTTATACATCTTTGCGGGCAGTGCTTACCACTTTCGTCGACAATAAATTCGAAGTCAGTGTTGTCTGCGGTGATGTCACTAAAAGGATGTTGATTCCATTGCAACCGAACGGTGCTGCCCCCTTCGCTGCTGTAGCAAAAGCACATTGTTCTCCGTAGTCTGCACAGATGCTACCGTTCCTTTGCGGGGGAATCAACATGTCTTGAGTGGCAGCCACTTCAGATATAGTAGGGGCAAAATTGCGGGGGGGGGGATGCCCACAACCACGGTGTTAAACTTCATGCAAAATAGCAGATCATAGCGTGAGGGCGAGTTAATCGACAGCTGAGAATTCGAGTTGTCACGTGACTTGCCCTTACGCTAATCTGGGCAGGCACTCTTAGGACCCTCGAAAAGTGACAAGGGGACAAGAGCATCGGATGATGAATTATTACTAAGAACAGCCAGGACGAAGGCTCCGAGTACTTTTGAAAGCTGCGAGAATTCGCATATACAGCGTCGCTGTCTCTGATGTATCAGCTGCTCAGATTGGCATACATATGGGAAGGATATCCTAAGACGAGGTCTTCTATGCTGACACCCCAGGGGTTTGATGAATCTAGGTTCTGGGTATCTTGTAACAAGTTCCAGTGAGAGAAAAAAACGACCCTTTCGTGCCTCCAGAGCGTCGTAGCGAGTCGCGAGAGATATCAAAATATAGGGCTCATAGGTGAAAGCTATAAAGACAGGAGACAAGAAATGAGAATTACTCGCACAGTAAATAAAATAGCGGTACGGGCGTAATTAGAGCCACTATAGTCGAAAATAATGGTATTGCACCATAGAGTACACTATTTTTGGTATATGGTCCACCTGGCTTCATGATGTAAAACAGTAAAGATCAGCCAAGTGCCGACGCTAAAGAAAGCAAGGTTGACCTAGTTGCACGCAGAACCCGAGATGAATAAATACAATATCAGTGGATAATGAAcgtgaaaaagagagaaagaggcagAATAGAAATATATAGTGTACACTTACTCAGCAAATCATTTAAACCACCATGTACACCAACGTTATCTTCTTTAGCGCCGACACTGGGCAGACAcgttgttttttctctctttttgaaGCACCTACAAGTTGTGCCACCCAGGCACGACGCAGGAGCGCACCCTGACAAGACAGTGGAAAGGAAAGTGTCCCTTAAAGCCTGGTACATACAACTACGAGTTTGTGTACAAGCTTCGCGGCAGGATGTTACGTCAGAAGGAAGTACGTACCGCAATACTATCAACCTCTAAATTGCGTCGTGTGATTTATATTTCCATAGAGCGCGTAAGTGAAGAACGCCAGACATCTGGGAGGGCTAATATCAAAGCTGCAACTAGGAGGGCGCCCTCTGCCTGATGTGCACTCCGTCCCCTTCCGAAGTCATTCAACAAAACGCCTTTGAACTCTTCATTATCTGGAGGACACGCGTTTTGGATGCCATGTTATATAGTTCTCCATCGCGCATCTCAAAGGCTAACAACGGCTTTCATTCAACCGTTATCTTAGAAATAAGCGTGCGAACCATTTTTAATTGCTGCATCTGCCATCATGATTGTGTTCCAATGGTGTTCTCTCCTAGCGTACGCTGATGCACTGCTATGTATTCGAAGCTTTAGAACAATTTTGGCACACAAAAACACTATCGTTTCGCAAACCGAGTCGTTTATTACAGAGGACAAGCATCCTTACCATTCAAGCACAGCTTCACGAAGGTTACGAATGCCTGGCGTGCTACCTGATCAAGATGAAGTACGAGCGACAGTGACACTGAAAGTTCTTCTGTATACGACGCAATAAATGCACAGGGCGTTCCTTAGATCCATGGTGTTCTttctttcgctttaaaaaaatgttCGTAGGTAAGCGAGTAGGTTTgcctgaactttttaaaaagtatGATGTATGTGAGAAGGTGGTCTACAAGTGGCGCCAACATAGAAATACATTCACTGGAAAGCcacagaaacaacaaaaaaaaaaacacttagtgGACACCTATACTAAAAGCGCATACTAGTAAATAAGTCTAACACGCTAAATTTCAAAGCTAACACCCTAAAAGTCCACCACAGACAATCTTGAAGCCACCTAATTACATTATAGAGAGCTTGCATGGAGTGCCACAGATTAAACACTGAAAAATAAAGTATGGTCACAAGGCACGAAAGAAAACAGAGACTAGTGCCGCAGAAACGAAAGGGAAGTTAGGTAGACACAGAAACGATTTAAGCTTTTCCACTGAAGCCTGGCTGATCTCCTGTCGTTTTCACGGGAAACCGTATACATGCAGGGAGAAACAACAACCACGATGCGTCTCTAGGCATACAGAAAGACATGTTTTTGTGCCATAGCACGTTAGGTCATTGTAAACGTTATATTATGACCACCACCTGTTCCACccacaacaacgacgacgacgacaacaccaTTAACAGCAGCAGCTTAGCCACGCAAAGCAGACACGCTTAGCCACAATTGCTGCATTTTTCCAATGAACGCCTGAGAATGACATTTTTAATTCTAGTAGcgtacttctgaaaaaaaaagatcaatccttcccctaccggaaaaagGGGTCAGGCGCACGCAGCTTGTGCTGCGTGCGCCTAACCTTCTTCACAGTTAAGTTACCGATAGGTAACGGTGCGAGATTGCTTCgacctcccgctccctcagcttgGGATCTTCTTATCGTTGTCGGATTGCCGGAGCTCAGGCGGCTCTCACGGCTGCATCggtgcgccgacggcgagccctttcgcgggcgagttctcgccgccgctcgtcgaagtcAGCCAGTTCCTCGGGaaaacgcacaacgcgtggccgtcccatccatTTTCCGAGattgaactgaacggaaacgaagccggcgcagcgcgcgcgacaccccttcctgccctttccctccccgacGGAAACGAAACGGCTCGTTGCGCGgatggcgtgagcgcgcgcctatgcagctggaatccttgctaatgacttaTGCTCCGACgctggcgcagctgtcaactcatcgaAGCGCGCTTTCCCGCAGCTGATCTGATCTGGGAGCAACTGGTCTTTTTTCTGCGTGACCACAACACCACCGAAACTTGTGCGCCAATAGAATcttcgcttgaaaaaaatatCTCGCCGCTTTTTGTAGGCTATACTATACTTACATTCGTCTTCCCGCAAATACCATAAGTTAAAGCTTCTCGTAAAAAGGGACAGGTTAGCCTTTTTAGAGCCACTGATCCCAAACTAAAATCTGGAAACAATAATCAAGagaaaaggaggatacaacaacAAGCAATGCCGACTTTAACGCAGTCGCAGGCACAGTAATCGTGATTAACGGTGGTCGAACAAGAAGTGTGTCAGACTCGAGAAACAATTTGCTATGACAGACAAGTCTCCTAGTCAAAACCTTGGCTTCAGACTGGGAGATCTCTTGTTCGAGTGCAGCTGATCACTTTATcttactgtgagcctctgtgccTCTGCATTGTTAGGAGCGCACTAATAGCGCGAGCTCGGGTACCACGACTGGAATATCACTCTGGTATTTACGATCAGCCCTCACATGGGAAGAAGGCCATAAAGCCTTTGCAAGCCCCACCCCCATATATATAGTTGAAACATGGGAGTTTTCGGCAACCGTATAGTTatttgaaaaaaaacaaaacaaatcctCGTCGAACAACATAACAAATTTATTTACGCGTGACCGAAATGTGTAAAATAAATGTATATtctccaacacacacacacacacacacacacacacacaaacacacacacacacgcgcgcgcgcacacacacacacacacacacacacacaaacacacacacacacacacacacacacacacacacacacacacaaacacacacacacacacacgcgcgcacacacacacacacactcacacacacacacacacacacacacacacacacacacacacacacacacacacacacacacacacacacacacacacacacgcacacacacacgcacgcacgcacgcacgcacgcacgcacacacacacatatatatacgcacacatcACACATTTGATTGATGACTAGGGGAGAAGAGGTCGTCACTGCGAATGTCTTGTGCATAGCATTGCTTAGTTCTTCGCTTACTATATGGCTCGTCCCTCCCATTTCATCCCTCGCTGTGCCCTCTGCCTTTCTTCTTTACACTCTGTCGCACTGAATCTTTCCGGAGGGTCTTCACGCCCACTCGGTCTTCGGCGGGCGGCACGGCCTGTTTCGGGGTGGTCGCAGGGCACACAGGCGTTAATCCCATTGAACTTGGGAAAGCGCGGCAAGAGATGCTTGACGCTGAACAGCGGCCGGCTACAGTGACGAGCTGCGCAATCC
Proteins encoded in this region:
- the LOC142564229 gene encoding uncharacterized protein LOC142564229 produces the protein MWFRIAIVFGLLALVSATETSDESDPEDTPHSDAEAETSTFNATVDECKGLDPPVHNKHYVPKVSVTMSSKSLADDYWNVTVSVELTRVLRNNPLLHFYITDEDMYSYQCKNRKSCTYKLCHPGTTQERTLTRQWKGKCPLKPGTYNYEFVYKLRGRMLRQKERTSILTIQAQLHEGYECLACYLIKMKYERQ